In Arachis stenosperma cultivar V10309 chromosome 1, arast.V10309.gnm1.PFL2, whole genome shotgun sequence, one DNA window encodes the following:
- the LOC130943561 gene encoding zinc finger CCCH domain-containing protein 64 isoform X4: MPPRILLCGDVFGRLNQLFKRVSSVNKSAGPFDALFCVGQFFPDSPEQLDEFMAYVEGSSQIPIPTYFIGDYGVGAAKVLLAASKDSANRGFKMDGLRVCENLFWLKGSGNFSLFGLSVAYLSGRKSPEGQQFGTYSQDDVDALRAIAEEPGIVDLFLTNEWPTGVTNRASDIPAGFSDSIGSDSTISELVQEIKPRYHIAGTKGIYYTREPYSNVDAVHVTRFIGLASVGNKDKQKFIHALSPTPASTMSSTEIAMKTTNSTLSPYTLMEKSTSPKDVSKRSGDVMSDDQYWRYDVSQKRRRHDAGEGEKICFKFVSSGSCPRGEKCNFRHDGDAREQYKRGVCFDFLNKGKCERGPDCSFKHSLQNEGDMPPSRRPGSENTRSKECWFCLSSPNVESHLIISIGENYYLALAKGPLVEDHVLIVPVEHMPSTLSLSSESEVELCRFQNSLQRYCKSQGKEVIFFEWVSIRGTHANLQAIPIPSSKAVMVEKAFNLAAQKMGFKFVSKSSFLMEENF, from the exons CAAGCGCGTCTCATCG GTGAACAAATCGGCGGGTCCATTCGACGCGCTTTTCTGCGTGGGTCAGTTCTTCCCGGACTCGCCGGAGCAGCTCGACGAGTTCATGGCCTACGTCGAAGGCAGCTCCCAAATTCCGATTCCTACTTACTTCATCGGCGACTATGGCGTCGGTGCCGCTAAAGTATTGCTGGCGGCTTCCAAGGACTCCGCCAATCGTGGTTTCAAGATGGACGGTCTCAGAGTCTGCGAAAACTTGTTCTGGTTGAAAGGCAGTGGCAATTTCTCCCTCTTTG GTTTATCTGTGGCCTATTTATCCGGGAGAAAATCACCGGAAGGGCAACAGTTTGGAACCTACAGTCAGGATGATGTTGATGCTTTGCGAGCAATAGCCGAGGAACCCGGAATTGTGGACTTGTTCTTG ACTAATGAATGGCCAACTGGGGTGACAAATAGAGCTTCAGATATTCCTGCTGGATTCTCGGATTCCATAGGCAGCGATTCAACCATATCGGAGTTAGTACAAGAGATTAAACCACG CTACCATATTGCAGGCACTAAAGGTATATACTATACCCGTGAACCATATTCCAATGTTGATGCTGTGCATGTGACTCGTTTCATAGGGCTTGCTTCTGTTGGAAATAAAGATAAGCAG AAATTTATTCATGCACTTTCTCCCACTCCAGCATCTACCATGTCTTCCACTGAGATTGCCATGAAAACCACAAATAGCACCTTATCACCATACACACTCATGGAAAAAAGTACATCTCCGAAGGATGTCTCTAAGAGATCTGGTGATGTGATGTCTGACGATCAATATTGGAGATATGATGTTTCTCAAAAGCGTCGAAGACATGATGCTGGGGAAGGGGAAAAAATATGTTTCAAATTTGTATCTTCTGGTTCTTGCCCACGTGGAGAGAAGTGCAATTTTCGACACGATGGGGATGCAAGGGAACAATATAAGAGAGGGGTTTGCtttgattttttgaataaaGGAAAATGTGAAAGGGGTCCAGATTGCAGCTTTAAGCACAGTTTGCAGAATGAAGGCGATATGCCTCCTTCTAGGCGGCCTGGATCTGAAAATACTAG ATCAAAAGAATGTTGGTTTTGCTTGTCAAGCCCCAATGTGGAGTCTCACTTGATCATAAGCATTGGTGAAAATTACTACTTGGCACTGGCTAAAGGTCCACTTGTTGAAGACCATGTGCTGATAGTACCAGTTGAGCATATGCCAAGTACCTTGTCTCTGTCATCTGAATCTGAAGTTGAGCTCTGTCGGTTTCAGAACAGTCTTCAGAGGTATTGCAAGAGCCAGGGAAAGGAAGTCATCTTTTTTGAGTGGGTTTCCATACGCGGCACTCATGCAAATCTTCAG GCCATTCCTATTCCATCTTCCAAGGCAGTTATGGTTGAAAAGGCATTCAATTTAGCTGCACAAAAGATGGGATTTAAATTTGTGTCCAAGAGTT CATTTCTGATGGAAGAAAATTTCTGA
- the LOC130943561 gene encoding zinc finger CCCH domain-containing protein 64 isoform X3 gives MPPRILLCGDVFGRLNQLFKRVSSVNKSAGPFDALFCVGQFFPDSPEQLDEFMAYVEGSSQIPIPTYFIGDYGVGAAKVLLAASKDSANRGFKMDGLRVCENLFWLKGSGNFSLFGLSVAYLSGRKSPEGQQFGTYSQDDVDALRAIAEEPGIVDLFLTNEWPTGVTNRASDIPAGFSDSIGSDSTISELVQEIKPRYHIAGTKGIYYTREPYSNVDAVHVTRFIGLASVGNKDKQKFIHALSPTPASTMSSTEIAMKTTNSTLSPYTLMEKSTSPKDVSKRSGDVMSDDQYWRYDVSQKRRRHDAGEGEKICFKFVSSGSCPRGEKCNFRHDGDAREQYKRGVCFDFLNKGKCERGPDCSFKHSLQNEGDMPPSRRPGSENTRSKECWFCLSSPNVESHLIISIGENYYLALAKGPLVEDHVLIVPVEHMPSTLSLSSESEVELCRFQNSLQRYCKSQGKEVIFFEWVSIRGTHANLQAIPIPSSKAVMVEKAFNLAAQKMGFKFVSKSFDSISDGRKFLKTQADGESSLFYAEIPGGTILLHRVEEKVRFPAQFGREGCSIWQTMQTGGIANITKRKK, from the exons CAAGCGCGTCTCATCG GTGAACAAATCGGCGGGTCCATTCGACGCGCTTTTCTGCGTGGGTCAGTTCTTCCCGGACTCGCCGGAGCAGCTCGACGAGTTCATGGCCTACGTCGAAGGCAGCTCCCAAATTCCGATTCCTACTTACTTCATCGGCGACTATGGCGTCGGTGCCGCTAAAGTATTGCTGGCGGCTTCCAAGGACTCCGCCAATCGTGGTTTCAAGATGGACGGTCTCAGAGTCTGCGAAAACTTGTTCTGGTTGAAAGGCAGTGGCAATTTCTCCCTCTTTG GTTTATCTGTGGCCTATTTATCCGGGAGAAAATCACCGGAAGGGCAACAGTTTGGAACCTACAGTCAGGATGATGTTGATGCTTTGCGAGCAATAGCCGAGGAACCCGGAATTGTGGACTTGTTCTTG ACTAATGAATGGCCAACTGGGGTGACAAATAGAGCTTCAGATATTCCTGCTGGATTCTCGGATTCCATAGGCAGCGATTCAACCATATCGGAGTTAGTACAAGAGATTAAACCACG CTACCATATTGCAGGCACTAAAGGTATATACTATACCCGTGAACCATATTCCAATGTTGATGCTGTGCATGTGACTCGTTTCATAGGGCTTGCTTCTGTTGGAAATAAAGATAAGCAG AAATTTATTCATGCACTTTCTCCCACTCCAGCATCTACCATGTCTTCCACTGAGATTGCCATGAAAACCACAAATAGCACCTTATCACCATACACACTCATGGAAAAAAGTACATCTCCGAAGGATGTCTCTAAGAGATCTGGTGATGTGATGTCTGACGATCAATATTGGAGATATGATGTTTCTCAAAAGCGTCGAAGACATGATGCTGGGGAAGGGGAAAAAATATGTTTCAAATTTGTATCTTCTGGTTCTTGCCCACGTGGAGAGAAGTGCAATTTTCGACACGATGGGGATGCAAGGGAACAATATAAGAGAGGGGTTTGCtttgattttttgaataaaGGAAAATGTGAAAGGGGTCCAGATTGCAGCTTTAAGCACAGTTTGCAGAATGAAGGCGATATGCCTCCTTCTAGGCGGCCTGGATCTGAAAATACTAG ATCAAAAGAATGTTGGTTTTGCTTGTCAAGCCCCAATGTGGAGTCTCACTTGATCATAAGCATTGGTGAAAATTACTACTTGGCACTGGCTAAAGGTCCACTTGTTGAAGACCATGTGCTGATAGTACCAGTTGAGCATATGCCAAGTACCTTGTCTCTGTCATCTGAATCTGAAGTTGAGCTCTGTCGGTTTCAGAACAGTCTTCAGAGGTATTGCAAGAGCCAGGGAAAGGAAGTCATCTTTTTTGAGTGGGTTTCCATACGCGGCACTCATGCAAATCTTCAG GCCATTCCTATTCCATCTTCCAAGGCAGTTATGGTTGAAAAGGCATTCAATTTAGCTGCACAAAAGATGGGATTTAAATTTGTGTCCAAGAGTT TTGATAGCATTTCTGATGGAAGAAAATTTCTGAAGACACAAGCTGATGGGGAGTCAAGCTTGTTCTATGCCGAAATCCCAGGAGGCACAATTCTGCTGCACCGTGTTGAGGAGAAAGTGAGATTCCCTGCCCAATTTGGACGTGAG